The genomic interval TGTTGCGATTTATTGAACCGATGGATTTCGTCGATGAACAAAATAGTTTGTTCTCCCTTGTTTCGATGCACATAATCTGCCTCTTTCATTACGTTTTTCACGTCGTTTATCCCCGAAAGCACGGCACTGAAATGAATAAACCTGAGGGGTGAAGAGCGTTCAATTATCCTGGCTATAGTTGTTTTACCACTTCCCGGAGGGCCCCACATGATAAAGCTATGATACTGCAATTTGTTTATCATCTGGGATAGTAGAGAATCTGTATTGATTAGTTTTTTCTGCCCCCTCAGATCGTTCAAGTTTTGAGGGCGCAATTTCTCTGCCAAAGGCACTCTACGGTCTTTCAATTCTTGTTCTTGCAAAAAGTCGCTTTGCTCGTTTTTCAAAACTTAGTATTCCATCAATCCCGTAAGCTCAGATGGATCGTACCATTTTAATATGCCATGAAGCTTTTCCAATTCGGCAAATAAGAGTTCTTTGTGTTGTACTTCCTCTTGGGCAAATTGCTTAAGAAGGCTTTTTGTGTCTTCATTATCAGATTGCTCTGCCAATTTTAAGTAAATATTTTGAGTAAGTTCTTCTCGCGAGATGGCAAACTCCAATACTTGTTTGGGATCTTCCAATTTAATGCCCCTTA from Candidatus Cloacimonadota bacterium carries:
- a CDS encoding ferritin family protein; its protein translation is MERKQVYRIAIEAEIRSQNLYKALAKSFKNAETEQFFNQLVMYEEIHEQKVRELFAKEFPDSTLKLMDDLDMELRGIKLEDPKQVLEFAISREELTQNIYLKLAEQSDNEDTKSLLKQFAQEEVQHKELLFAELEKLHGILKWYDPSELTGLMEY